From Micromonospora carbonacea:
GGGTGAGCGTGAGCCCGGCCGAGAACGGCGGCGCGGTGGTCGCGTCCGTCACCCCCGGCAGCGCCGCCGAGAAGGCCGGCATCCGGCAGGGCGACGTGATCACCAAGTTCGGCGACACCGTGATCAACGACTCCGACGACCTGGTGGGCGCGGTCCAGGCCCGCAAGGTCGGCGACCGGGTCGAGGTGCAGTACCAGCGAAATGGATCGGCGGCGACGGCAACCGTGACGCTCGCCGAAACGTCGTAACGACAGCAGACCTACCTCCTCCCGAAGGGCGGTGGGTGGCGGAGCCAAGGGGGTTGGCTTCGTCACCCGCCGCCCTTCGCCCTTCCCGACCCGCCGGAGCCGTCGCGGGCGCAGGCCGTTCACCCGGACCGGGTGAGCCGCGCTCACCCCCGGCCGTCCGGCCCTGCCCGTGCCGGGCCCGTTCCGTTTGGCCCGACCGGGGCCGGGAAAGCCCGCAGACCACGCGCGCTGGGACCACCGGGGAGGACTCGTGGCCGTGAACCACCTGCCGCTCGACCGCTCGGAGGAACGGCCGCTGCGGATCGCCATGGTGGTCCCGCCGTGGCTGACCGTGCCACCGCCCGGCTACGGCGGCCTGGAACAGGTCGTCGCCGGCCTGGTGGACGCGCTGGTCGAGCGGGGGCACGCGGTGACCGTCTTCGGGGCGGGCCGGCGGCACGGCACCCGGGCCGGCTACGTCGCCACCTGCGACGACCTCCAGTACGACCGGCTCGGCGAGGCGCTGCCCGAGCTGGCCCACCTGGCCCACGTCGGCCACCTCGTCTCGCCTGCCGACTTCGACGTCGTGCACGACCACACCACGATCGGCCCGCTGGTCGCCGGCCGGCGGGCGGTGCCCACGGTGGCCACCGTGCACGGCAACCCGGTCGGCGAGTACGGCACCGTGCTCAGCGACACCGACCAGGGGGTCGGCCTGGTCGCCATCTCGCACACCCAGCGACGGCTGAACCCCGGGCTGCCGTGGGTCGGCACCGTGCACAACGCGCTCGACGTCGCCGACGTGCCGCACAAGACCGCGCCGGGGCGTGGCCCGGTGCTCTGGCTGGCCCGGTTCAGCCCCGACAAGGGCCCGGACGTGGCGATCGGGGCCTGCCGGGCGGCGGGCCTGCCGCTGGTGCTCGCCGGCAAGTGCAACGAGCCCGCCGAGCGCCGCTACTTCGAGCAGGTGGTGGAGCCGATGCTCGACGACGACGTGACAGTGGTGTTCAACGCCGACCGGGCGGCCGCGCTGCGGATGCTCGTCGACGCCCGCTGCCTGATCATGCCGATCCAGTGGGAGGAGCCGTTCGGGATGGTGATCCTGGAGGCGATGGCGACGGGCACGCCCGTGGTGGCGCTGCGCCGGGGCGCCGTGCCGGAGCTGGTCCGCCCCGGCGTCACCGGGCTGGTCTGCGACCGCCCCGACGACCTGCCCGGCGCGCTGCGGCAGGTCGACCGGCTGGACCCGGCCGACTGCGTGGCGCACGTCGCGGAGAACTTCTCCACGGCCCGGATGGCGCAGGGCTACGAGGCGGTCTACCGCGACTTCCTGCACGGGCGCGCGCCCGCCCCGCCGAGCCGGCCGATCCCGGTGCCGGCCCGCTGACCGCCGGGGCGGCCGGGGCGGGTCACAGGCGCGCCGCCCCGAGCCGCTGGAACGCGGTGTCGAGCTGGCGGGCGTACGCGGGGGTGATGCTGCCCTCGCGCTGCCGCTCGGCGACCTTGTCGCGGGCCCGCTGCACGGCGGCGGCCAGGTCGCTCGGGCCGGTGGCCTCGACGGCGTGGCCGAGCAGGTTGCGGATG
This genomic window contains:
- a CDS encoding glycosyltransferase family 4 protein, giving the protein MVVPPWLTVPPPGYGGLEQVVAGLVDALVERGHAVTVFGAGRRHGTRAGYVATCDDLQYDRLGEALPELAHLAHVGHLVSPADFDVVHDHTTIGPLVAGRRAVPTVATVHGNPVGEYGTVLSDTDQGVGLVAISHTQRRLNPGLPWVGTVHNALDVADVPHKTAPGRGPVLWLARFSPDKGPDVAIGACRAAGLPLVLAGKCNEPAERRYFEQVVEPMLDDDVTVVFNADRAAALRMLVDARCLIMPIQWEEPFGMVILEAMATGTPVVALRRGAVPELVRPGVTGLVCDRPDDLPGALRQVDRLDPADCVAHVAENFSTARMAQGYEAVYRDFLHGRAPAPPSRPIPVPAR